One part of the Lycium ferocissimum isolate CSIRO_LF1 chromosome 8, AGI_CSIRO_Lferr_CH_V1, whole genome shotgun sequence genome encodes these proteins:
- the LOC132067670 gene encoding universal stress protein A-like protein — MVAIDESECSFYALEWALENLYQSLLNAEVVLFTAQPIADYGYIYAESFGVTSPELMASVQENQRKVANAILKKAKDLCTQHAIVAETATQVGDPKQTICEAAEKLHVNLLVLGSHNKGALQRTFLGSVSNYCVHNAKCAVLVARKIP, encoded by the exons atGGTGGCTATTGATGAAAGTGAATGCAGTTTCTATGCATTAGAATGGGCCCTCGAAAATCTTTACCAATCTTTGTTGAACGCTGAAGTTGTGTTATTCACAGCCCAGCCCATTGCTGATTATGGATATATTTATGCAGAATCTTTTGGTGTTACCT CTCCAGAACTAATGGCAAGTgtacaagaaaatcaaaggaaaGTAGCTAATGCTATCCTCAAGAAAGCTAAGGATCTCTGTACTCAACATGCG ATAGTTGCAGAGACAGCTACACAAGTAGGAGATCCCAAACAAACAATATGTGAAGCAGCTGAGAAGCTTCATGTAAATTTGCTTGTGTTAGGTAGCCATAACAAGGGTGCTCTACAAAG GACATTTCTGGGAAGTGTTAGCAACTATTGTGTCCACAATGCCAAGTGTGCGGTTCTTGTCGCGAGGAAAATCCCATGA